From a single Aneurinibacillus sp. REN35 genomic region:
- a CDS encoding AtpZ/AtpI family protein, with product MKQEKNGPLRAFALVGTIGVELAASVIFGFWAGRAVDRWLGTEPWFLLVGLLFGLGVGVLGVYFLVKQFFGD from the coding sequence TTGAAGCAAGAAAAGAACGGACCTTTACGAGCTTTTGCATTAGTGGGAACGATAGGGGTAGAATTAGCTGCCTCTGTTATTTTTGGCTTTTGGGCCGGAAGAGCAGTAGACAGATGGTTAGGAACCGAACCATGGTTCTTGTTAGTCGGTTTATTGTTCGGTTTAGGAGTAGGAGTGCTAGGAGTCTATTTCCTGGTGAAACAGTTCTTTGGAGACTAA
- a CDS encoding acetyl-CoA C-acetyltransferase — MSNRDVVIVSAVRTPIGSFMGALSNIPATELGAIVIKEALKRANVSGDQVDEVIMGNILQAGLGQGPARQSAIKAELPYEVPSTTINKLCGSGLKAVHLGAQAIMLGDADIIVAGGMENMSLAPYLMPKARTGYRMGDQKVVDSMLADGLMCAFNDCHMGITAENIAEKYGLTREEQDTFAAWSQQKAEAAMKENKFAGEIVPVEIPQRKGEPVLFATDEFPRAGVTAEQLGKLKPAFKKDGTVTAGNASGINDGAAALVLMSRERAEQLGVTPLAVIRSNASAGVDPAIMGIGPVPATKKALEKAGLSIDDIDLVEANEAFAAQSLAVGRELSIPNEKLNVNGGAVSLGHPVGASGARVLVTLLHEMKRRGSRYGLATLCIGGGQGVATIVEMEK; from the coding sequence ATGAGTAACCGCGATGTTGTAATCGTAAGTGCTGTCCGTACCCCGATTGGAAGCTTTATGGGAGCGTTAAGTAACATTCCCGCTACAGAATTGGGAGCCATCGTTATTAAAGAAGCGCTGAAACGGGCAAATGTTTCAGGCGATCAAGTAGATGAAGTGATCATGGGGAATATTCTTCAGGCAGGACTTGGCCAGGGGCCTGCGCGTCAATCTGCCATTAAGGCCGAGCTTCCGTATGAGGTTCCGTCCACGACGATTAATAAGCTGTGTGGTTCAGGCTTGAAGGCTGTGCATTTAGGTGCGCAGGCGATTATGCTGGGCGATGCCGATATTATCGTGGCAGGCGGAATGGAGAACATGAGCTTAGCTCCGTATCTCATGCCAAAAGCACGTACCGGCTATCGTATGGGAGATCAGAAGGTTGTAGACAGCATGCTCGCAGACGGTCTGATGTGCGCCTTTAATGACTGTCACATGGGTATCACTGCTGAGAATATTGCTGAGAAATACGGTCTTACACGCGAAGAACAGGATACGTTTGCTGCATGGAGCCAGCAGAAGGCAGAAGCGGCTATGAAGGAGAATAAGTTTGCAGGTGAGATCGTTCCGGTAGAAATCCCGCAGCGCAAGGGTGAACCGGTTCTGTTTGCTACAGACGAATTCCCGCGTGCCGGTGTGACTGCAGAGCAGTTGGGCAAGTTAAAGCCAGCCTTCAAGAAGGATGGAACGGTAACGGCAGGTAATGCCTCGGGTATTAATGACGGAGCCGCTGCGCTTGTGCTGATGAGCCGTGAGCGTGCAGAGCAGCTTGGTGTGACACCGCTGGCTGTAATTCGATCCAATGCAAGCGCAGGAGTTGATCCTGCAATTATGGGAATCGGTCCGGTTCCTGCTACGAAGAAGGCACTTGAGAAGGCAGGTCTTTCTATAGATGATATTGATCTTGTAGAAGCCAATGAAGCTTTTGCCGCCCAATCGCTTGCGGTAGGCCGCGAGCTTAGCATCCCGAATGAGAAGCTGAATGTAAACGGCGGAGCTGTCTCGCTTGGTCATCCGGTAGGTGCAAGTGGTGCGCGTGTACTTGTTACGCTGCTGCACGAAATGAAGCGCCGCGGATCTCGCTATGGTTTAGCGACCCTTTGCATCGGTGGAGGCCAGGGTGTAGCAACCATCGTCGAGATGGAGAAATAA
- a CDS encoding phosphodiester glycosidase family protein, with product MSKYLRKVAALFTAVLIAMLVYMPYQGMAASASLQKLSESPLGEGTTLIKYRHVIGGKSSNVFVTRVDLNNPYVKVGPIYGTNGKLTERQNVKKMADENKAIAATNADFFRMDRKGAPFGIVLDEGKLVSSMGKINNWYSFGLLNDKTAIVAHMGFKGTLQAPDGTTAIIQGVNKEEYNPTNDKSHLGKINLYTSDFGKTSLGAIKEYPDAVEMLIVDDKVQSVQIGSKTGYAIPKGGYVLWGHGVGKQYLLSHFKVGDPVSVTLQTTTDFPIGERELTSALGGHMLLVKEGKALTKIPSDYIGGNQPRTAFGVSQNGKTLYMVVVEGPNQSRGVNLDELAQLMKQLGAYNAANLDGGGSTTMVARYPGDTQTTTLNVPKLGSTLRAVPTGLAVFNTAPPAELANFLFTSDSKGMVGKPITLTVKAYDKHYNPFSLKPADITWSANPADGTFNKNVFTPKRSGTITVTGEYQGIKKSMNLTIADPEIVDVIVSPSSLAVRQGGQATIAVSVKTKSGQVLPASPDMVKASVTPGIGSLQGFTLTAGQENKAGEMVFTYKNIVRKIPVSVGTTWSFWNNTDNLTSFSYVTIPASISANGSFRQTTGSEPVKASAKALRLAYNFAGASNVDARFAYGRFGSSAIALPGKPLGMKLWVYGDNSRHWLRAELQDANGKVHYVDLAKEINWSDWKEIEASFPASMAYPVSLKSLYVVDLEDSTLEQSGEVYFDEISLEYAAGAAPVTPPPAPTPGTAQGFTDTKGHWAEATLKEMHQKGIVSGITPTKMGPNLPVTRGQFVSFMDRAFGWTKGKPATGTSPFKDKLPEYAKGAILFAAEKGIVTGYDDDTFKANEPISREQMAVIMHNALKQGYGDINKPATSNPVFHDEKSFASYTGDSIHFLSARGYLVGDEKGNFGPKRTTSRAESLVVLERMMKSF from the coding sequence ATGAGTAAGTATTTACGCAAAGTGGCCGCTTTGTTTACCGCAGTACTCATAGCGATGCTTGTATACATGCCGTATCAGGGAATGGCTGCTAGTGCGTCCCTCCAGAAATTGTCTGAATCTCCGCTTGGAGAAGGCACGACACTGATTAAATACAGGCATGTAATTGGCGGGAAATCTTCCAATGTATTTGTTACGCGTGTCGATTTGAATAATCCGTATGTAAAAGTAGGTCCGATATACGGTACAAACGGAAAGCTAACAGAGAGGCAAAATGTCAAAAAGATGGCCGATGAAAATAAAGCCATCGCAGCGACAAATGCCGACTTTTTCCGTATGGACAGAAAGGGCGCTCCGTTCGGCATCGTACTTGATGAGGGTAAATTAGTATCCTCCATGGGTAAAATCAATAATTGGTACTCTTTTGGCCTGCTGAATGATAAGACTGCGATTGTTGCCCACATGGGATTCAAAGGAACATTACAGGCGCCTGATGGAACAACCGCCATTATTCAAGGGGTCAATAAGGAAGAATACAATCCGACAAACGACAAGAGTCATCTTGGAAAAATCAATCTCTATACTTCTGATTTTGGTAAGACAAGCCTTGGGGCGATCAAGGAATATCCGGATGCAGTTGAGATGCTGATTGTCGATGATAAAGTGCAAAGTGTGCAGATAGGCAGCAAGACAGGCTATGCCATTCCAAAAGGCGGTTACGTCCTTTGGGGGCATGGTGTTGGCAAGCAATATTTACTGAGTCACTTCAAGGTTGGGGACCCTGTGAGCGTTACTCTCCAGACGACTACAGATTTTCCGATAGGTGAACGTGAATTGACGAGCGCACTGGGCGGACACATGCTGCTTGTAAAAGAAGGAAAAGCGCTTACGAAGATTCCGTCCGATTACATTGGCGGGAACCAACCGCGTACGGCATTTGGTGTCTCGCAAAACGGTAAAACACTGTACATGGTCGTTGTAGAGGGACCGAACCAAAGCCGTGGTGTGAACTTAGATGAATTGGCACAGCTGATGAAGCAGTTGGGTGCTTACAATGCGGCTAACCTAGATGGTGGCGGCTCGACCACGATGGTAGCTCGCTATCCGGGAGATACGCAGACTACGACACTCAATGTACCGAAGCTTGGCAGTACACTGCGCGCAGTACCAACCGGTCTTGCTGTATTCAACACAGCACCGCCGGCTGAACTTGCGAATTTCCTTTTCACCTCAGATAGTAAAGGGATGGTTGGCAAACCGATTACACTAACAGTAAAAGCATATGACAAGCATTACAATCCGTTTTCTCTAAAACCTGCGGATATCACTTGGTCAGCTAATCCCGCAGATGGCACGTTCAATAAGAATGTATTCACGCCTAAACGCAGCGGTACCATTACGGTTACTGGGGAATATCAGGGGATCAAAAAGAGTATGAACCTAACGATTGCCGATCCTGAGATCGTGGATGTTATCGTGTCGCCGTCTTCGCTTGCGGTTCGCCAGGGAGGACAGGCAACGATTGCTGTTTCTGTAAAAACAAAGAGCGGGCAGGTTCTTCCTGCTTCACCGGATATGGTAAAAGCATCAGTCACACCGGGCATCGGCTCGCTGCAGGGCTTCACCCTAACAGCAGGGCAGGAGAACAAAGCTGGCGAGATGGTCTTTACGTATAAGAATATCGTTCGTAAAATTCCGGTAAGCGTAGGCACAACATGGTCATTCTGGAACAACACAGATAACCTCACGTCGTTTAGCTATGTGACGATTCCAGCTTCCATAAGCGCGAATGGCTCATTCCGTCAGACCACAGGCAGTGAGCCTGTTAAGGCATCTGCTAAAGCGCTGCGACTTGCTTATAACTTTGCCGGCGCTTCAAATGTAGATGCAAGATTCGCTTATGGGCGTTTTGGTTCCTCTGCAATTGCGCTGCCAGGCAAGCCGCTTGGTATGAAGCTGTGGGTATATGGAGATAATAGTCGTCATTGGTTGCGAGCTGAATTACAGGATGCGAATGGAAAGGTGCATTATGTTGATTTGGCTAAAGAAATTAACTGGAGCGATTGGAAGGAAATCGAAGCCAGTTTCCCAGCCAGCATGGCGTACCCTGTTTCATTGAAAAGTTTATATGTAGTAGATTTAGAGGACTCTACACTTGAACAAAGCGGCGAAGTGTATTTCGATGAGATTTCTCTTGAATATGCAGCAGGGGCGGCACCTGTTACCCCGCCGCCAGCTCCAACTCCAGGCACTGCTCAGGGATTTACTGATACTAAAGGACACTGGGCAGAGGCGACACTGAAGGAAATGCATCAGAAGGGCATTGTGAGCGGTATTACGCCAACCAAAATGGGGCCGAATCTTCCGGTTACCCGCGGGCAGTTCGTGTCCTTTATGGACCGAGCGTTTGGCTGGACGAAAGGAAAGCCTGCAACAGGTACATCCCCATTTAAGGATAAACTGCCAGAGTATGCGAAGGGAGCCATCCTATTTGCCGCAGAGAAGGGGATTGTAACGGGATATGATGATGATACGTTCAAAGCAAACGAGCCGATCAGCCGGGAGCAAATGGCAGTCATCATGCATAATGCATTAAAGCAGGGGTATGGTGATATCAACAAGCCAGCTACGAGTAATCCGGTGTTCCATGATGAGAAGTCCTTTGCATCCTACACAGGAGATAGCATTCACTTCCTTTCGGCACGCGGGTATTTGGTAGGCGATGAAAAAGGGAATTTCGGCCCGAAACGTACCACAAGCCGCGCTGAATCCCTTGTTGTATTAGAGCGTATGATGAAAAGTTTTTAA